One Verrucomicrobiota bacterium genomic window, GCCTCGCGAAGCACGAGCACCTCGTCATCAGCGACGCCGACGTGAAGGCACCGCCCGACCTGCTCGCGAACCTGCTCGCGCCGATCGAGGACCGCGCCGTCGGCCTCGTGAACTGCTTCTACCGCCTCGCGAACCCAACGACGCCGGCGATGCAGTGGGAAGCCGTGGCGATCAACGCCGACTTCTGGAGCTCCGTGCTTCAATCGCGCAGCCTCAGGCCGCTCGACTTCGCGCTGGGCGCAGTGATGGCCACGCGCCGGGCGCAACTCGCGGAGATTGGCGGCTTCGAGTCCCTCGTGGACTACCTCGCGGACGATTACCAGCTCGGCCACCAGATTGCGAAGCGCGGGCACCACATCGAACTCTGCCCCGTGGTCGTGGAATGCTGGAGCGCGCCGATGAACTGGCGCGAGGTGTGGGCGCATCAACTGCGCTGGGCGCGGACCATCCGCGTGTGCCAGCCCGTTCCGTGGTTCTTCAGCATCCTGAGCAACGCGACGCTGTGGCCAATGGCGGCTTCCCTTTCAGTCGCCATCCACGTTCACCTCTCATACCCGCAAGGTCTCTTGGCAGAAGTCGGCCCGATCGAATCCGCAGCCGGTTGGTCTGTCGGAGCTGCGCTCTTCCAAGTTGGAGTTCTACTGCGAGTTGTTTCCGCACATAAATTCCGAGATGCGTTGGGCGCGCGGACGAAGGGCGACAGTTGGTTCCTCTTCGCAATGGTGAAGGATCTGCTTCAACTCCCGATCTGGATCCTCTCCTTCCTCGGCAACACGATCACGTGGCGCGGCGTGCGCCACCGGGTCCGCGGCGGGGGCAGGCTCGAGAAGCTGCCGTGAACCAGCGGCCGGTCACTTCCCGCCGACCCCTACGCCCTCGGCCGCAAGCAGACGCTGCTTCCAGTTCACTCCGCCTGAAAAGCCGCCCAGCGTCCGGTTCGACGCAAGCACGCGGTGGCACGGCACGAGGACCGGCACCGGATTCGCGCCACACGCCGCGCCCACCGCCCGCGCCGCGCCGGGCTTCCCCAGTCGCGACGCCACTTCGCCATAGCTCCGCGTGCGACCGCTCGGAATCTTCAGCAACTCGCGCCACACGCGCCGCTGGAAATCCGTTCCCGCGGCCAAGTCGAGCGGCGGCAGTTCGCGCGGGTCGCGACCTGCGAGCCCATCGTCAAGCGCGGCGCGCGTCTGCCGAATCCACGCCGCATTCTCCCCGCTTCGAGACCGGCTCGCAACAGCGCGGGCGTTGCGGCCGCCGGGAAACTCGAGCATGGCGAGCCCGGCCGTGGAAAACGTCGCAGCGAATGCCCCGGCCCGGGTCCGGATCAGTTTGGTGTGCATGCGCGGTCAAAAATTCTTGAGCACCATGGTGAACAACCCGAGCAGCGCGAGCAGCAGCACGAGGAAAAGCCCGATGAAACGGTTGCGCGCGACGCGCTGTTCGTAGCGGAGCGGACGCAGCCCGTGCAGGGTGCCGGCGGTGAGCAGGGGCAGGATTCCCGGGGCGGTTTGCGCCGGACCGGCGGCGCGGCCCTTGAACGACTGCCACCATCCCGAGAGGTCGAACTTCCGCACGCCGAATTCATTGTAATGCGCGGCCGAGCTGCGCGCGGGCGGCGCGAGGGGCAGGGCGCGCGGAGCGACATCGGGAAGCGACTCCACGCGCGCGGGCGCGGGCAACGTCGTGACCGGGGCCGGGGCGGGCGCCGCAGGCACCTCGGGCGATCTCACGACGCGCTGTCCATCAGGAAGGGCCGTCGAGCGCAGCCGCGGACCGGCGGGCGCGCCGCCCTGCAAACGCTCGATCTCCGCCTGCACGGCGTCGAGTTCCTCCTGCAAGTCGCGCGCGCGGTCATTCAAGGGATCCGAACGCTTCGTAAAGATTCCCATGGCGGCAACGGTTCCCGGTTACTTTCGAATCAGAAAAATCGCCAGCGCGATGAGCACGGCCAGCGCGACCGGCCAGGTGAGCGCGAGGCCGGCACGGCACAGTTGCGCGAAGCTCATCTCCGGATGCAGCAGCGGCAGCGCGCTCGCGGCGCCGGCTGGATTCGCCGCGGCCGGTGAATCGGGCCGGCCGTCGAGCACGGGCCACTTCAGCCGCGCGGTGTTCCATTCCATCCGCGCGTTTTCGATCGTGGTGAGCGCGCGGGTGAGCTCGGTGCTGCAGTTGTCCTTGGTCCACGACGCTTCGTCGAGCGACTCGATGCGCGCGAGGGAGTCGCGGAGCGCGGCAAGCGATCTGGACATCTGCTCGGCTTCGCGGCGCGCGGTGAGGTCGCCCTCCTCAAGCAGAGCCACGCCGCGGGTCAGGTGCTGGAGCATCTCCTCGCGGCCCGTCTGGAACTCGACGCGGCGGCGGCGGGCTTCCTCGACCGCGGCGCGTTCGCGCTCGAGTTCCTCCTGCTGGCGCTTGAGTTCGGCGAGGCGGAGTTGCGCGGAGGTGACTTGCGCGTCGAGTTCCTCGCGCGTGGGCGGTCGTTGCGGAATGGAAACGCGGAGCGCGGGCTCCGCGGGCGCGGGCTTCGCGCGCGGCGAAGTGGATGGCGCATCGGTGTCCACGAACTCCGAGAAATCATATGGCGCCGACATGGGCGGGACTTTAGGCCCGCGCGACGCGACTGTAAAGACTCGGGGACGGACGGCTCGCAACCCGGCAGCGATTGTCCTTGTCGGGGCGATTTTGAACCGGTGCGATCGCTGCTCGTATGAACGCGCGCGGCACGTCGAGCGAAACGCTCCGGCATGTGCTCGCCGCTGCGCGAGGCCTTGCGCGGGCAGCCGGCACGCTTGAGTTCGCGCCACCCGTCGCGTGCGTTTACAACCCGCTCGACTACGCGTGGCCGTCGCACGAGGCGTATCTGCGCCGCTTCGCGCGAGGCCGGAAGCGGGTGATCTTCCTCGGCATGAACCCGGGGCCGTTCGGCATGGCGCAAACGGGCGTGCCTTTCGGAGAGGTCGCCGCGGTGCGCGACTGGCTGGCAATCAGCGCCGGGATTGCGCAGCCGGCGCGTGTGCATCCCAAACGCCCCGTCGAGGGCTTCGGCTGCGCGCGTTCCGAAGTGAGCGGACGCCGGTTGTGGGGGATGTTCGCGGAGCGATATGGGACGCCGGAACGGTTCTTCGCCGATCACTTCGTTGCCAACTACTGTCCGCTCGCGTTCATGGACGGGGGCGGCCGAAACCTGACGCCAGACAAACTGCGCGAGGCCGAGGCCGCGAGGCTCTTCGCCGTGTGCGACTCGCACCTGCGCAGGCTTGTGGCCGCGTTGCGGCCGCGATGGGTGATCGGCGTTGGGGAGTTTGCCGAACGGCGTGCGCGGCTGGCGCTCGGTGACGGCGCGGTGCAGTTCGGCCGCATCCTTCACCCGAGTCCGGCGAGTCCGGCGGCGAACCGGGGGTGGCGCGCCGCAGCCACGCGGCAGCTTGAGTCCCTCGGGGTGTGGACGCGGCGCGACTGATTTTCAGGCGGCGGCCTTCGCAGCCGCGAGGTCGGTGCGGCGCTGCGCGAGGCTCTTGAAAAACTCGAATCCCTCGCGGGTGCGGCGGACGAAGACGTCCTTGTCCTGCAACATCGACTTGAAAATGCGCCACGACGGGCCGCGCGGGATGAGCAGCTTGCCGAACTTGTTGAAGTAATAGCGGTGGTAGAATTCCTCGAGCGACGCGAAAATCTCGTCCTTGCTCAGGCCGGGATACTC contains:
- a CDS encoding glycosyltransferase — encoded protein: MLLTIILAALAMLSLALTLWQWIVARRFPLHKRIESPRFTPPVSLLKPLKGLEPDTPACLRSWLEQDYPADVQVLFGVASADDPVCGLVKNLLAEFPQRDAQLVLCAEQLGANAKVSTLVHLARLAKHEHLVISDADVKAPPDLLANLLAPIEDRAVGLVNCFYRLANPTTPAMQWEAVAINADFWSSVLQSRSLRPLDFALGAVMATRRAQLAEIGGFESLVDYLADDYQLGHQIAKRGHHIELCPVVVECWSAPMNWREVWAHQLRWARTIRVCQPVPWFFSILSNATLWPMAASLSVAIHVHLSYPQGLLAEVGPIESAAGWSVGAALFQVGVLLRVVSAHKFRDALGARTKGDSWFLFAMVKDLLQLPIWILSFLGNTITWRGVRHRVRGGGRLEKLP
- a CDS encoding methylated-DNA--[protein]-cysteine S-methyltransferase, which translates into the protein MHTKLIRTRAGAFAATFSTAGLAMLEFPGGRNARAVASRSRSGENAAWIRQTRAALDDGLAGRDPRELPPLDLAAGTDFQRRVWRELLKIPSGRTRSYGEVASRLGKPGAARAVGAACGANPVPVLVPCHRVLASNRTLGGFSGGVNWKQRLLAAEGVGVGGK
- a CDS encoding single-strand selective monofunctional uracil-DNA glycosylase, whose translation is MNARGTSSETLRHVLAAARGLARAAGTLEFAPPVACVYNPLDYAWPSHEAYLRRFARGRKRVIFLGMNPGPFGMAQTGVPFGEVAAVRDWLAISAGIAQPARVHPKRPVEGFGCARSEVSGRRLWGMFAERYGTPERFFADHFVANYCPLAFMDGGGRNLTPDKLREAEAARLFAVCDSHLRRLVAALRPRWVIGVGEFAERRARLALGDGAVQFGRILHPSPASPAANRGWRAAATRQLESLGVWTRRD
- a CDS encoding hopanoid biosynthesis associated radical SAM protein HpnJ, which gives rise to HGTFILGLPVETKETIEQTINFAKELDVFSLQVSLAAPYPGTELFEMAKQNGWFTKRDKTDLVEGDGFQQSTLEYPGLSKDEIFASLEEFYHRYYFNKFGKLLIPRGPSWRIFKSMLQDKDVFVRRTREGFEFFKSLAQRRTDLAAAKAAA